From the Halalkalicoccus sp. CGA53 genome, one window contains:
- the nrfD gene encoding NrfD/PsrC family molybdoenzyme membrane anchor subunit: MSSRYGEPSRADILRPIHGTSKGYYLLLAIVLGAIGVFVAAWTYQLYHGLVVTGLADWGSGGGVTWGLYIGAFIWWVGIAHGGIILSAAVRLLGMERYKPVARLAELLTIAGLSVAGLYIIVHTGRPDRIVTSILLNYPQTVHTSPLVWDVTVITLYFVMTATYLGLTLRYDVTRLREELPNRFEPLYKLMTLGYTEKEDAVVERMVWWLALGIIILAPLLLHGGVIPWLFALIPSMPGWFGAVQGPQFLTIALTSAISGVIIASYAFRRAYDWEHIITDDIFHGLTLWLGFFSLLFLWLQLQQIISGVFAAPIDQTAATGAKLSAPVYWFAIGLVGIVLAYVFAQAIRPSLFSLERSVVAGVAVLTATLVEKVFFVVEGLLYPTFGLYEAVPGTYVPSPVELASILGTVAIVVLFFMLVAKVVPVVELHAIEDHGDDGARDAHREVEA; this comes from the coding sequence GTGAGTTCCAGGTACGGTGAGCCGAGTCGGGCGGACATCCTCCGCCCGATCCACGGGACCTCGAAGGGCTACTACCTGCTGCTGGCGATCGTGCTGGGAGCGATCGGCGTCTTCGTCGCCGCCTGGACGTACCAGCTCTATCACGGGCTGGTCGTCACCGGGCTCGCGGACTGGGGCTCCGGCGGCGGCGTCACCTGGGGACTGTACATCGGCGCGTTCATCTGGTGGGTCGGCATCGCCCACGGTGGGATCATCCTCTCGGCCGCGGTGCGGCTCCTTGGGATGGAGCGGTACAAACCGGTCGCCAGACTCGCCGAACTACTCACGATCGCCGGGCTCTCCGTGGCCGGGCTCTACATCATCGTCCACACCGGTCGCCCGGATAGGATCGTCACGAGCATCCTGCTCAACTACCCCCAGACGGTCCACACCTCGCCGCTGGTCTGGGACGTCACCGTCATCACGCTCTACTTCGTGATGACGGCGACCTACCTCGGACTGACGCTTCGCTACGACGTGACCCGGCTGCGGGAGGAACTCCCCAACCGGTTCGAGCCCCTCTATAAACTGATGACGCTCGGCTACACCGAGAAGGAGGACGCGGTCGTCGAGCGGATGGTCTGGTGGCTCGCGCTGGGAATCATCATCCTCGCGCCGCTGTTGCTCCACGGCGGGGTGATCCCGTGGCTGTTCGCGCTGATCCCCTCGATGCCGGGCTGGTTCGGCGCGGTCCAGGGCCCGCAGTTCCTCACGATCGCGCTCACCTCGGCGATCAGCGGCGTCATCATCGCCTCTTACGCCTTCCGTCGCGCCTACGACTGGGAGCACATCATCACCGACGACATCTTCCACGGGCTGACGCTCTGGCTCGGCTTCTTCTCCCTGCTCTTTCTCTGGCTGCAGCTCCAGCAGATCATCAGTGGCGTCTTCGCCGCGCCGATCGACCAGACCGCCGCCACCGGCGCGAAGCTCTCGGCGCCCGTCTACTGGTTCGCGATCGGACTCGTGGGGATCGTGCTGGCGTACGTCTTCGCGCAGGCGATCCGGCCGTCGCTGTTCAGCCTCGAGCGCTCGGTCGTCGCCGGCGTCGCGGTCCTCACCGCGACGCTCGTCGAGAAGGTGTTCTTCGTCGTCGAGGGGCTGCTCTATCCCACCTTCGGCCTCTACGAGGCCGTGCCGGGAACGTACGTCCCGAGCCCGGTCGAACTCGCCTCGATCCTCGGGACGGTCGCGATCGTCGTGTTGTTCTTCATGCTGGTCGCGAAGGTCGTCCCGGTCGTCGAACTCCACGCGATCGAAGACCACGGCGACGACGGCGCGCGTGACGCGCACCGGGAGGTGGAAGCATGA
- a CDS encoding 4Fe-4S ferredoxin N-terminal domain-containing protein — MNHDDPGGNPLPLPGDPEWEPRMRALLEGTEYDTELGLDLARDAQRLVAGEISETAFHERHHDAVVEEFGDDERPTAEALDDETEGLFDSFVSSIERLADGDELDRREMLKKSGAVAGAASLGVWASTGGAADDGSAGSVAEEADEESETQWGMVIDLDKCDGCLSCVVGCSQENDTGPGENWMYVFTYEDEGQDDENFLVRTCQMCSNAPCEKVCPTTARHTRTEDGLVLTDYDVCIGCRYCQVACPYGVNYFQWGEPETPQGELDPDHVYDARDRWVDSRPPKGVMGKCTMCPSRQDGKQGEEMIGTTACEDACTMDAIHFGDMNDPDSDPNRYLERVREENLNDLDQFPDRSDDTVSTFRLLEELGTEPNVVFVGNEPGPNARQVEGPVAYEDIGAVDERKEVLNDGTVAGGVSS, encoded by the coding sequence ATGAACCACGACGACCCCGGTGGAAACCCGCTTCCGCTTCCGGGCGACCCCGAGTGGGAGCCCCGGATGCGAGCCCTTCTGGAGGGGACGGAGTACGACACCGAACTGGGCCTCGACCTCGCACGCGACGCACAGCGGCTCGTCGCCGGCGAGATAAGCGAGACGGCGTTCCACGAGCGACACCACGACGCCGTCGTCGAGGAGTTCGGCGATGACGAGCGCCCGACGGCCGAGGCGCTCGACGACGAAACCGAGGGACTCTTCGACTCGTTCGTCTCCTCGATCGAACGACTCGCCGACGGCGACGAACTCGACCGGCGGGAGATGCTGAAGAAGTCCGGGGCCGTCGCGGGCGCGGCGTCGCTCGGCGTCTGGGCGAGCACCGGGGGTGCCGCCGACGACGGCAGTGCCGGGAGCGTCGCCGAGGAGGCCGACGAGGAGTCGGAGACCCAGTGGGGGATGGTGATCGACCTCGACAAGTGCGACGGCTGTCTCTCCTGCGTCGTCGGCTGTAGCCAGGAGAACGACACCGGTCCGGGCGAGAACTGGATGTACGTCTTCACGTACGAGGACGAGGGCCAGGACGACGAGAACTTCCTCGTGCGCACGTGTCAGATGTGCTCGAACGCCCCCTGCGAGAAGGTCTGTCCGACGACGGCCAGACACACCCGCACCGAGGACGGGCTGGTGCTCACCGACTACGACGTCTGTATCGGCTGCCGGTACTGCCAGGTCGCCTGCCCCTACGGGGTGAACTACTTCCAGTGGGGCGAGCCGGAGACCCCACAGGGAGAACTCGACCCCGACCACGTCTACGATGCCCGGGACCGCTGGGTCGACAGCCGGCCGCCGAAGGGCGTCATGGGCAAGTGTACGATGTGTCCCTCCCGACAGGACGGGAAGCAGGGCGAGGAGATGATCGGGACGACTGCCTGCGAGGACGCCTGTACGATGGACGCGATCCACTTCGGCGACATGAACGACCCCGACAGCGATCCGAACCGGTACCTCGAACGCGTGCGCGAGGAGAACCTGAACGACCTCGATCAGTTCCCGGATCGCTCGGACGACACCGTCTCGACGTTCCGCCTGCTTGAGGAACTCGGCACCGAGCCGAACGTCGTCTTCGTCGGGAACGAGCCGGGTCCGAACGCGAGACAGGTCGAGGGGCCGGTCGCCTACGAGGACATCGGCGCCGTTGACGAGCGCAAGGAGGTGCTCAACGACGGTACGGTCGCGGGAGGTGTCTCGTCGTGA
- a CDS encoding cupredoxin domain-containing protein: MTGRQTRRFGRRSFTITLGSALAVGLAGCADNSDGPDADGDDGNEPEDDDAGNDDAGDADGYEIAGGTDIVLDGYSTHWEGVEPGEIEGEENPTLVLEAGEEYTIEWINADDVLHDLQIWDDGGDVVDDLVSDEVDTEGESATLEFEASEGMANYVCNYHQAQQIGDLVVE; the protein is encoded by the coding sequence ATGACAGGGAGACAGACCCGACGATTCGGACGACGCTCGTTCACGATCACGCTCGGAAGCGCGCTCGCGGTCGGCCTCGCCGGTTGCGCCGACAACAGCGACGGCCCGGACGCCGACGGAGACGACGGAAACGAGCCCGAGGACGACGACGCCGGGAACGACGACGCTGGTGACGCCGACGGCTACGAGATTGCGGGCGGGACCGACATCGTCCTCGACGGCTACTCGACCCACTGGGAAGGCGTCGAGCCGGGCGAGATCGAGGGCGAGGAGAACCCGACGCTGGTCCTCGAAGCGGGCGAGGAGTACACGATCGAGTGGATCAACGCCGACGACGTCCTCCACGACCTCCAGATCTGGGACGACGGCGGCGACGTCGTCGACGACCTCGTCAGCGACGAGGTCGACACCGAGGGCGAGAGCGCGACGCTCGAGTTCGAGGCCAGCGAGGGGATGGCGAACTACGTGTGCAACTACCACCAGGCCCAGCAGATCGGCGACCTCGTCGTCGAGTGA
- a CDS encoding helix-turn-helix domain-containing protein, translating into MSHATLAVTLPEGLWISDVSRTFSEARFRVLAAIPGEETGYGIVQITHDDPRAVVEAMLDHPGLVEVTPLHGSENRGTVQFETTAPLLLLSAQASGLPIELPVDIRDGEATIEVTGSNAHLSELCTRLEQFGLEFRVEQVSSVVDSTQLLSERQRELVIAAVERGYYDTPRECTLTELAEATGIAKSTASETLHRAEETIVKEFVSDLPEGIDLKRPLPG; encoded by the coding sequence ATGAGTCACGCAACTCTGGCCGTCACGCTGCCCGAAGGCCTCTGGATCAGCGACGTCTCCCGCACGTTCTCCGAGGCGCGCTTTCGCGTCCTGGCGGCGATACCGGGCGAGGAGACGGGCTACGGGATCGTCCAGATAACCCACGACGACCCCCGTGCGGTCGTCGAGGCGATGCTGGACCACCCCGGGCTCGTCGAGGTGACGCCGTTGCACGGCTCGGAGAACCGGGGGACGGTACAGTTCGAGACGACGGCCCCACTCCTGTTGCTCTCCGCGCAGGCTTCGGGTCTGCCGATCGAGCTCCCGGTCGACATCCGCGACGGCGAGGCGACGATCGAGGTGACCGGGTCGAACGCGCACCTCTCGGAGTTGTGTACACGACTCGAGCAGTTCGGACTCGAGTTCCGGGTCGAGCAGGTCAGCTCGGTCGTCGACTCGACACAGCTCCTCTCGGAACGGCAACGGGAGCTCGTGATAGCGGCAGTCGAACGCGGCTACTACGACACGCCCCGTGAGTGTACGCTCACCGAACTCGCAGAGGCGACGGGGATCGCGAAGTCGACTGCCAGCGAGACGCTTCACAGGGCCGAGGAGACGATCGTCAAGGAGTTCGTCTCCGACCTGCCCGAGGGGATCGACCTGAAGCGACCGCTGCCCGGGTAG
- a CDS encoding cyclodeaminase/cyclohydrolase family protein, with product MTFADRSVGGFLDEVASPAVTPSAGAVAAVTAASGIALCEMVCIHTIRKGGDTDVEDELREIRDDLRIARRRLLVLADADAEAVDGLRTALDDRNGEGDVDAVEAASRRVVEVPLETAEVCGEVLRLAAVAIGEGTDSTVEDGATGVFLTHAALRSSARLVRANVEEGEDPEFVDEVETRLRRVEEGATEALDRALSNVE from the coding sequence ATGACGTTCGCCGACCGATCCGTCGGGGGGTTCCTCGACGAAGTCGCCTCGCCCGCCGTGACGCCGAGTGCGGGTGCGGTCGCCGCCGTGACGGCCGCATCGGGGATAGCACTCTGTGAGATGGTCTGTATCCACACGATCCGGAAAGGAGGTGACACCGACGTCGAGGACGAACTGCGCGAGATCCGTGACGACCTCCGGATCGCTCGGAGGCGGTTGCTAGTACTCGCTGATGCCGACGCCGAAGCGGTCGACGGGCTGCGTACCGCCCTCGACGACCGGAACGGCGAGGGAGACGTCGACGCGGTCGAGGCGGCCTCGCGACGCGTCGTCGAGGTGCCACTGGAGACGGCCGAGGTCTGCGGTGAAGTCCTTCGGCTCGCTGCCGTTGCGATCGGAGAGGGTACCGACAGCACGGTCGAAGACGGTGCGACGGGTGTGTTTCTGACACACGCTGCGCTCCGGAGTTCCGCACGCCTCGTCCGGGCGAACGTCGAGGAGGGAGAGGATCCCGAGTTCGTCGACGAGGTCGAAACCCGGCTACGACGGGTCGAAGAGGGCGCCACCGAAGCGCTCGATCGGGCGCTCTCGAACGTGGAATAA
- a CDS encoding TorD/DmsD family molecular chaperone, with protein sequence MSRNTILGGPSNSTEKTTEPGRAIDEVTERAIEAGDTETAIHRATVYGLLAVGFERPGEDFEAALAEGAFSDALVESALALDPAVAERAEAVGEYLADRETLHKQWASLFGVEEGITVSPYELTYLPGPLMTNVRKLADIGGFYEAFGLSISSGKNDRKDHLCLLLEFLSILCEREAALREAGDDRGVAVVVGAQRTFVEDHIGRWYWRFTGEVSAHDDGFYAALTDLLAATVERDVETLDLEPNWVPDHPEVTEWNEDVFGDYGRDCGGCGVGGGFDQEAEMDLPYAPEDGPPSQPTRD encoded by the coding sequence ATGAGCAGGAACACCATCCTCGGCGGGCCGTCGAATTCCACCGAGAAGACGACCGAACCGGGGCGAGCGATCGACGAGGTGACCGAGCGGGCGATCGAGGCCGGCGACACGGAGACCGCGATCCACCGGGCGACCGTCTACGGACTGCTCGCGGTCGGTTTCGAACGGCCGGGCGAGGACTTCGAGGCGGCGCTCGCGGAGGGGGCGTTCTCCGACGCGCTCGTCGAGTCGGCTCTCGCGCTCGATCCGGCGGTAGCCGAGCGCGCCGAGGCGGTCGGCGAGTACCTCGCGGACCGCGAGACGCTCCATAAGCAGTGGGCGTCGCTGTTCGGCGTCGAGGAGGGGATCACCGTCTCACCGTACGAGCTGACGTACCTCCCCGGCCCGCTGATGACGAACGTCCGGAAGCTCGCCGACATCGGCGGCTTCTACGAGGCGTTCGGCCTCTCGATTTCCTCGGGGAAGAACGACCGCAAGGACCACCTCTGTCTACTGCTCGAGTTCCTCTCGATCCTCTGCGAACGGGAGGCTGCGCTCCGGGAGGCCGGCGACGACCGGGGCGTCGCCGTCGTCGTCGGCGCACAGCGGACGTTCGTCGAGGACCACATCGGCCGGTGGTACTGGCGGTTCACCGGCGAGGTGAGCGCGCACGACGACGGCTTCTACGCCGCGCTCACGGACCTGCTGGCCGCCACTGTCGAGCGGGACGTCGAGACACTGGATCTCGAACCGAACTGGGTCCCGGACCACCCGGAGGTCACCGAGTGGAACGAGGACGTCTTCGGCGACTACGGACGGGACTGCGGGGGCTGTGGCGTCGGCGGCGGGTTCGACCAGGAGGCGGAGATGGACCTCCCGTACGCGCCGGAGGACGGGCCACCATCGCAGCCGACGCGGGACTGA
- a CDS encoding 4Fe-4S dicluster domain-containing protein, with protein sequence MSQVENWQLGREVEYPYEEARPERQWAAMFDLNKCIECQTCTLACKTTWTHEEGQEHMFWNNVETKPYGSHPVGWDQRLLEEMDSMEWADDGTYEGDTIFEANGTDWEDEENHPTEKNIGEDVAGFMPQGDDWRYPNLGEDESTGEEMEPDMHFDEGTHPIWFFYLPRICNHCTYAACAGGCPVQAIYKREEDGIVLIDPDSCEAQLVCNETCPYMKAQFNPAEGISQKCIGCYPKTEQGRAPQCFENCLGKIRLHGYINHPDDVGETDPMEGPVNPMDFIVHEKGLALPLYPQFGLEPNVYYIPPITAPVEYLTQMFGPGVEEAIETYRSIGDGEHPGLEGILNLMGSTEWSITEFEVDGEECIGYYEGDEVGRVPVTEPTVERERIDEIDGQDVYRLDVT encoded by the coding sequence ATGTCACAAGTTGAGAACTGGCAGCTCGGGCGCGAGGTCGAGTACCCGTACGAGGAGGCCCGCCCCGAGCGACAGTGGGCGGCGATGTTCGACCTGAACAAGTGTATCGAGTGCCAGACGTGTACGCTCGCGTGCAAGACGACGTGGACCCACGAGGAAGGGCAAGAGCACATGTTCTGGAACAACGTCGAGACTAAGCCCTACGGCTCGCACCCCGTCGGCTGGGACCAGCGGCTCTTAGAGGAGATGGACTCGATGGAGTGGGCCGACGACGGCACCTACGAGGGCGATACGATCTTCGAGGCGAACGGGACCGACTGGGAGGACGAGGAGAACCACCCGACCGAGAAGAACATCGGCGAGGACGTCGCGGGGTTCATGCCCCAGGGCGACGACTGGCGCTACCCGAACCTCGGCGAGGACGAGTCGACCGGCGAGGAGATGGAGCCCGACATGCACTTCGACGAGGGCACCCACCCGATCTGGTTCTTCTACCTGCCGCGGATCTGCAACCACTGCACGTACGCGGCGTGTGCCGGGGGCTGTCCGGTCCAGGCGATCTACAAGCGCGAGGAGGACGGAATCGTCCTCATCGACCCCGACAGCTGCGAGGCACAGCTGGTCTGTAACGAGACCTGCCCGTACATGAAGGCGCAGTTCAACCCCGCGGAGGGCATCTCCCAGAAGTGTATCGGCTGCTACCCGAAGACCGAGCAGGGGCGAGCCCCGCAGTGTTTCGAGAACTGCCTGGGGAAGATCCGGCTCCACGGCTACATCAACCACCCCGACGACGTCGGCGAGACCGATCCGATGGAAGGCCCAGTGAACCCGATGGACTTCATCGTCCACGAGAAGGGACTCGCGCTCCCGCTCTACCCGCAGTTCGGCCTCGAACCGAACGTCTACTACATCCCGCCGATCACCGCGCCGGTGGAGTACCTGACCCAGATGTTCGGCCCCGGGGTCGAGGAGGCGATCGAGACCTACCGCTCGATCGGTGACGGCGAGCACCCGGGACTGGAGGGGATCCTCAACCTGATGGGCTCGACCGAGTGGTCGATCACCGAGTTCGAGGTCGACGGCGAGGAGTGTATCGGCTACTACGAGGGCGACGAAGTCGGCCGCGTCCCCGTGACCGAGCCCACCGTCGAGCGCGAGCGCATCGACGAGATCGACGGACAGGACGTCTACCGACTGGACGTGACCTGA
- a CDS encoding molybdopterin-dependent oxidoreductase: MSEASDADRDAAGEGATTRRDVLVGAGMLAGAGLATGLTYRRFSPEPTGGPPGTFNPLAEYPERDWESHYRDIWDVDDTFTLTCTPNDTHNCYLQANVKNGVITRLGPSMNYGEATDLHGNQASSRWDPRVCQKGLAMVERFYGDMRVKAPMVRRGFREWVEEGFPRDDDGSMPEEYAGRGTDDWDEVSFEEAYDLAAETILEIAAHYSGEEGQEMLLEQGYDERVVEETGGAGIQTMKFRGGMPLLGMIRLQGMYRKANEMALIDHHVRDVDEEEAVGAAGLDNYSWHTDLPPGHTMVTGQQTVDFDLVNAEYADHIVMAGMNWICTKMADSHWLTEARMKGTTVTGIFTDYNATATKCDELITVRPATDTALFLGAARIIIEEGLYDEEFVRGHTDLPMLVRTDESRLLRASEVFEDYENADLEKTRVVANDDERPGQATVDVWENILTEDLRADWGDFVVRDEESEELVAVSRDEIGEDFDVPASLEGSFELETVDGETIEVRTVFDLIREHLIDTWDAESVAAVTGTDPEAVESLAYRMADNQEKTLLIKGMGPNHYANQDQKDRSAFLLASLTRNVGHFGGNIGSYAGNYRGAYFNGRQQWSSEDPFDIELDPDEPAREDTRYTMQSAHWYSHGDRPLEVDGEYFMGDSHMPTPTKFLWTAGSNSILGNAKGSYDIVQNMLRNGRIEALFTNEWWFTQTCEYSDIVFPADSWAEHHLHDITASVTNPFVMAMPLTGLDERIYDTRNDAQIYRGVADALAERTGDERFSEYWAFIDEEEYRAKPYLQRIIDHSNTVKGYDIEDLIERAEEGEPRLIMTGTYPKLVGKRQTQEDSPWYTKTGRMEFFREEDLFTQAGENIPLHREPMDGTPYEPNAIVSGADHPLINPETPEDLGWEEGRDDGESRQVRNVVYTPDELVETTHPLRDLDDGYRFSYMTPKYRHGAHTFANSLPNVAVWWGPFGDMEREDERKPYVGEGYIEMNPADAREEGIEDGDYVYVDADPEDRPYRGFDEDDDDYRVARAMMRLRYQPTLPQGVTRSWMNLNQASHGSVEAHERSAEEWEEVEMATHDEERAPPHTPDPDVGLAKNEQTGYQSLYRYGGHQSATRTWFRPTLLTDDMARKEYGGQNVGVGFAADIHCANGAPKESFVRVEKAEDAGEDGEGLWRPAEMGLRPGYEDDAMERYLAGEYVTAGED, encoded by the coding sequence ATGAGCGAAGCCTCGGACGCGGATCGGGACGCCGCCGGCGAGGGCGCTACGACCCGCCGCGACGTGCTGGTCGGCGCCGGGATGCTCGCGGGCGCCGGTCTGGCCACGGGGCTCACCTACCGGCGGTTCAGTCCGGAGCCGACGGGCGGACCGCCCGGGACGTTCAACCCGCTCGCGGAGTACCCCGAGCGCGACTGGGAGTCCCACTATCGGGACATCTGGGACGTCGACGACACGTTCACGCTCACCTGCACCCCGAACGACACGCACAACTGCTACCTCCAGGCGAACGTGAAGAACGGGGTGATCACCCGTCTCGGCCCGTCGATGAACTACGGCGAGGCGACCGACCTCCACGGCAACCAGGCGAGTTCGCGCTGGGACCCGCGGGTCTGTCAGAAGGGGCTGGCGATGGTCGAGCGCTTCTACGGCGACATGCGGGTGAAGGCACCGATGGTCCGCCGCGGGTTCAGGGAGTGGGTCGAGGAGGGGTTCCCGCGCGACGACGACGGGAGCATGCCCGAGGAGTACGCGGGGCGGGGGACCGACGACTGGGACGAGGTCTCCTTCGAGGAGGCCTACGACCTCGCGGCGGAGACGATCCTCGAGATCGCAGCACACTACAGCGGCGAGGAGGGCCAGGAGATGCTGCTCGAGCAGGGCTACGACGAGCGGGTCGTCGAGGAGACCGGCGGTGCCGGAATCCAGACGATGAAGTTCCGCGGCGGGATGCCGCTTCTGGGGATGATCCGGCTCCAGGGGATGTACCGAAAGGCGAACGAGATGGCGCTGATCGACCACCACGTCCGCGACGTGGACGAGGAGGAGGCGGTCGGTGCCGCCGGGCTCGATAACTACTCCTGGCACACCGACCTGCCGCCGGGACACACGATGGTCACCGGCCAGCAGACGGTCGACTTCGACCTCGTGAACGCGGAGTACGCCGACCACATCGTGATGGCTGGCATGAACTGGATCTGCACGAAGATGGCCGATTCGCACTGGCTGACCGAGGCCCGGATGAAGGGGACGACGGTCACCGGGATCTTCACCGACTACAACGCGACCGCCACCAAGTGCGACGAACTGATCACCGTCAGGCCGGCGACCGACACGGCACTCTTTCTCGGCGCGGCGAGGATCATCATCGAGGAGGGCCTCTACGACGAGGAGTTCGTCCGCGGCCACACCGACCTGCCGATGCTCGTCCGAACCGACGAGAGCCGGCTGCTCCGTGCGAGCGAGGTGTTCGAGGACTACGAGAACGCCGACCTCGAGAAGACGAGGGTCGTCGCAAACGACGACGAGCGCCCCGGACAGGCGACGGTCGACGTCTGGGAGAACATCCTCACCGAGGACCTCCGGGCCGACTGGGGCGACTTCGTCGTCCGCGACGAGGAAAGCGAAGAACTCGTCGCGGTGTCGCGCGACGAGATCGGCGAGGACTTCGACGTGCCGGCATCGCTCGAGGGCTCGTTCGAACTCGAGACGGTCGACGGCGAGACGATCGAGGTCCGGACGGTCTTCGACCTGATCAGGGAACACCTGATCGACACCTGGGACGCCGAGTCGGTGGCGGCCGTGACCGGGACCGATCCGGAGGCCGTCGAGAGCCTGGCCTACCGAATGGCCGACAACCAGGAGAAGACGCTGCTCATCAAGGGGATGGGCCCGAACCACTACGCCAACCAGGACCAGAAGGACCGCTCGGCGTTCCTGCTCGCGTCGCTGACGCGGAACGTCGGCCACTTCGGGGGGAACATCGGGAGCTACGCCGGCAACTATCGCGGCGCGTACTTCAACGGGCGCCAGCAGTGGTCCTCGGAGGACCCCTTCGACATCGAACTCGACCCGGACGAGCCCGCTCGGGAGGACACCCGCTACACGATGCAGTCGGCACACTGGTACTCCCACGGCGACCGCCCGCTGGAGGTCGACGGCGAGTACTTCATGGGCGACTCGCACATGCCGACGCCGACGAAGTTCCTCTGGACCGCCGGCTCGAACTCGATCCTGGGTAACGCGAAGGGGAGCTACGACATCGTCCAGAACATGCTCCGGAACGGCCGGATCGAGGCGCTGTTCACCAACGAGTGGTGGTTCACGCAGACCTGTGAGTACTCGGACATCGTCTTCCCCGCCGACTCGTGGGCCGAACACCACCTCCACGACATCACCGCGAGCGTCACCAACCCGTTCGTGATGGCGATGCCGCTGACCGGTCTCGACGAGCGGATCTACGACACGCGCAACGACGCCCAGATCTACAGGGGCGTTGCCGACGCGCTCGCCGAGCGAACCGGCGACGAGCGCTTCTCGGAGTACTGGGCGTTCATCGACGAGGAGGAGTACAGGGCCAAACCGTACCTCCAGCGGATCATCGACCACTCGAACACGGTGAAGGGCTACGACATAGAGGACCTGATCGAGCGCGCCGAGGAGGGGGAACCCCGGCTGATCATGACCGGCACCTACCCCAAACTCGTCGGGAAACGCCAGACGCAAGAGGACAGCCCCTGGTACACGAAGACCGGGCGGATGGAGTTCTTCCGCGAGGAGGATCTGTTCACGCAGGCGGGCGAGAACATCCCGCTACACAGGGAACCGATGGACGGGACGCCGTACGAGCCGAACGCCATCGTCTCCGGCGCCGACCACCCGCTGATAAACCCCGAGACGCCCGAGGACCTCGGCTGGGAGGAGGGCCGCGACGACGGCGAGTCCCGACAGGTCCGGAACGTCGTCTACACGCCCGACGAACTGGTCGAGACCACCCACCCGCTCCGGGACCTCGACGACGGCTACCGGTTCTCGTACATGACGCCGAAGTACCGCCACGGCGCGCACACGTTCGCCAACTCGCTGCCGAACGTCGCCGTCTGGTGGGGACCGTTCGGCGACATGGAGCGCGAGGACGAGCGCAAGCCGTACGTCGGCGAGGGTTACATCGAGATGAACCCCGCGGACGCCCGCGAGGAAGGCATAGAGGACGGCGACTACGTCTACGTCGACGCCGACCCCGAGGACCGACCCTACCGGGGTTTCGACGAGGACGACGACGACTACCGCGTCGCCCGTGCGATGATGCGCCTGCGCTACCAGCCGACGCTCCCGCAGGGGGTCACGCGGAGCTGGATGAACCTCAACCAAGCCTCCCACGGGTCGGTCGAGGCACACGAGCGCTCCGCCGAGGAGTGGGAAGAGGTCGAGATGGCGACCCACGACGAGGAGCGCGCGCCACCGCACACGCCCGACCCCGACGTCGGGCTGGCGAAGAACGAGCAGACGGGCTACCAGTCGCTCTACCGCTACGGCGGCCACCAGAGCGCGACGCGGACCTGGTTCCGACCGACACTGCTCACCGACGACATGGCGAGAAAGGAGTACGGCGGGCAGAACGTCGGCGTGGGCTTCGCCGCCGACATCCACTGCGCGAACGGTGCGCCGAAGGAGTCGTTCGTCAGGGTCGAGAAGGCCGAGGACGCAGGCGAGGACGGCGAGGGACTCTGGCGGCCGGCGGAGATGGGGCTGCGACCGGGATACGAGGACGACGCCATGGAGCGGTATCTCGCGGGTGAATACGTCACGGCGGGAGAGGACTGA